In a single window of the Branchiostoma floridae strain S238N-H82 chromosome 2, Bfl_VNyyK, whole genome shotgun sequence genome:
- the LOC118409711 gene encoding serine/threonine-protein kinase PDIK1L-like, with product MAEPTVGDYIVLGKLGSGAFGTVFQGRHRWQGSSVALKRLNFQNSEQIETARRELQPLLALKSTPHFNVVMFWESFVYQGSLWLVLEYCDLGTLNDFILATPHSAELNLRLMTNITAAVTFLHDREVVHRDLKPENILLSGTEENPVAKVGDFGLAKVCGDAFPNIYTDYYMSDACGTYVFVAPEVMEGHYTKKCDIFSMGVIFAAMVTRSTRKDEEGSDMLVVFVTKNDIDITIGEALQRHPDREEEISQCLAEAMLENSDNGALVDVCLRLIRRDYHARPPASEVHEELKQLQRGAGSQDHFGRRRDPPFLRALQAQPSPQSNSYPANPPFQRAERLQIQIHRGRHGRNPIFRRAIRGQRRGRQARGRGAGPVLRNRSPLLRVRGDTTQERPEATNGENRGAGPVLRNRSPLFRGDTSQERPEATTGQYRGALGPRRTPRRGRVRLRGAPLRGRRRPRLRRPAGRIRQISRNFPGGMQGLYRAMRRRDENSAARVIGQILGSNA from the coding sequence ATGGCAGAGCCAACTGTGGGAGACTATATCGTGCTAGGGAAACTGGGGAGTGGTGCTTTCGGCACGGTATTCCAGGGCCGTCACCGATGGCAGGGGTCGAGCGTGGCGCTGAAAAGGCTCAACTTCCAGAACTCAGAACAAATTGAGACCGCCAGACGAGAACTTCAACCGCTGCTAGCTCTCAAAAGTACTCCTCACTTCAACGTGGTCATGTTCTGGGAGTCCTTTGTGTACCAGGGGAGCCTGTGGCTGGTGCTCGAGTACTGTGACCTTGGTACGCTAAACGATTTCATTCTAGCAACCCCTCATAGCGCCGAACTGAACCTTCGCCTGATGACCAACATCACTGCCGCCGTGACCTTCCTACATGACCGAGAGGTCGTTCACCGCGACCTGAAACCAGAAAACATCCTCCTGTCCGGCACTGAAGAAAACCCGGTGGCGAAAGTTGGCGATTTTGGACTCGCTAAAGTGTGCGGCGACGCCTTTCCAAACATCTACACCGATTACTACATGTCTGACGCATGTGGGACTTATGTTTTCGTGGCTCCGGAGGTGATGGAGGGACACTACACCAAGAAGTGTGACATCTTTTCCATGGGGGTCATCTTCGCGGCCATGGTCACCCGGTCAACTAGAAAGGACGAAGAGGGTTCGGACATGCTCGTTGTGTTTGTGACCAAAAACGACATAGATATCACAATAGGAGAGGCGCTGCAACGGCATCCCGACAGGGAGGAAGAAATATCGCAGTGTCTCGCGGAAGCTATGTTAGAGAACTCTGACAACGGGGCCTTAGTAGATGTCTGTCTTCGATTGATACGTCGTGACTACCACGCGCGACCTCCAGCATCCGAAGTGCACGAGGAGTTGAAGCAATTACAACGTGGTGCCGGTAGCCAAGACCATTTCGGACGTCGACGAGACCCGCCATTCCTCAGAGCTCTACAAGCACAACCGAGTCCTCAATCAAACTCGTACCCGGCAAATCCGCCATTCCAGAGGGCGGAAAGacttcaaattcaaattcaccGAGGAAGACATGGAAGAAATCCGATATTTCGAAGAGCCATTCGTGGACAGAGAAGAGGGAGACAAGCAAGAGGAAGAGGCGCAGGTCCCGTTCTAAGAAACCGATCGCCTCTCCTCAGAGTCAGAGGTGACACAACTCAAGAAAGGCCCGAAGCAACTAACGGAGAGAATAGAGGCGCAGGTCCCGTTCTAAGAAATCGATCGCCTCTTTTTAGAGGCGACACAAGTCAAGAAAGACCCGAAGCAACTACCGGGCAGTACAGAGGCGCCTTGGGCCCTCGTCGGACACCTCGTCGGGGACGCGTACGGTTGCGGGGCGCTCCGTTGCGAGGCCGGAGACGGCCGCGTCTCCGTCGACCCGCTGGAAGGATAAGACAGATCAGTAGAAACTTTCCTGGGGGTATGCAGGGGCTCTACCGAGCCATGAGGAGACGAGACGAGAACAGTGCCGCGAGGGTCATCGGCCAAATCCTCGGCTCAAATGCCTAA
- the LOC118409690 gene encoding treslin-like isoform X1: MSQEGGSFRVVFLVDTSPRKDCAAEEERVSNALNLSALKILSHFANKNGQTKENILWGYKFFNSSKVKAPRDRFNFRQFDSKLFEAFEAEVSGRLEPPWSGKENEVSERSEPGATKLFSSAETFRTALSEITYEFNWDMPDISSPCKPVRHAATRIKLRGKSGARTPQLNTIMSTISRNFVFVLSPCPTTSEDLVEFVGSTRKDGLGVEAVRTAMLPPHVYRQMAETCRIRLYWVDLQSFRNEQQVADQMGVDLVAQVLEGLNGCVIPGNALLQLGSHVTSSVQSLLPISKTSRSITKDGAALEVPDFPLTSSSVLEYYTARSWERQDMDGHISAVLCHGGDRRVSCSLELQPMFPPQSRIPAVSSILSQGPSKTDHPVHALSIEWNGSSSPQNLTCSTTLHMDQGASQGQRSGVRGQSAAGCRRGLMLMVRGTIERGCLPLSCFHPTHAYTCVVRNEGLRTSAETEGSSVTLEDLLLVLSREGLSMVVDFHDPSAYVPVTGVLQPLTAASATLTVVRSDMLLTLEKVIAFPKVSEESSKADHVDTFVKRCVSHFLKKNGQEETEDHTVADTAMSSGSSALLDSSLTRFRLRTLEPWYKTSSNSGTSTSFIQKLSSIPEDVPDEEVQEPQLLELLHKFYTNQLIGGAKPQEKGKVGKDVSSKEEKPADPSSVVSRRSKRLLARIPSFSDSLSARAKQIVGLSYKKHEEQKTKPKEEETAESQLDREKHRIVEERKEVMRNVAIPTDFTDEDSLISQLKENYKQWLEEDKPLLQFVQSSVQVALHYVKSQGTDDPETYTRQLLEDKFLSKAKAIRDKYKNTSDQAEVQMKIRE, encoded by the exons ATGTCTCAGGAAGGCGGATCGTTTCGCGTAGTCTTTCTAGTCGACACCAGCCCCAGAAAGGACTGTGCTGCCGAAGAGGAGAGGGTTTCCAACGCGCTCAACCTGTCCGCCTTGAAGATTTTGTCCCACTTCGCAAACAAAAATGGACAGACGAAGGAGAACATTCTTTGGGGTTACAAATTCTTCAACTCCTCGAAAGTAAAAGCTCCGAGAGATCGCTTCAACTTTCGTCAGTTCGACAGCAAGCTTTTTGAAGCGTTCGAGGCCGAAGTCAGCGGACGTTTAGAGCCACCATGGTCTGGGAAGGAAAACGAAGTAAGCGAGAGGAGCGAGCCAGGGGCGACGAAACTGTTTTCCTCAGCCGAAACATTTCGGACCGCCTTGTCCGAGATCACTTACGAATTCAACTGGGATATGCCGGACATAAGTTCTCCCTGTAAACCCGTTCGACATGCTGCGACTCGTATCAAACTCCGTGGAAAGTCGGGAGCTAGAACTCCACAACTAAACACGATCATGTCCACGATCTCAAGAAACTTTGTGTTTGTCTTGTCTCCCTGCCCTACGACGTCTGAAGATCTTGTTGAGTTCGTGGGGAGTACAAGGAAAGATGGACTGGGTGTGGAAGCCGTCAGGACAGCGATGTTACCGCCGCATGTGTACAGACAGATGGCAGAAACATGCAGGATACGGCTATACTGGGTCGACTTGCAGTCTTTCAGGAATGAGCAACAG GTGGCGGACCAGATGGGAGTAGATCTGGTGGCACAGGTGCTGGAAGGACTGAATGGCTGCGTCATCCCTGGTAATGCACTCTTACAGCTGGGGAGTCATGTGACCAGCAGTGTCCAATCACTGCTTCCGATCAGTAAGACATCAAG GTCCATTACTAAGGATGGTGCTGCATTAGAAGTTCCTGACTTCCCCCTGACTTCATCTTCAGTACTGGAGTATTACACAGCCAGAAGCTGGGAGAGACAGGACATGGATGGTCACATATCTGCTGTGTTGTGCCATG gTGGAGACAGAAGGGTGTCATGTTCTCTTGAGCTGCAGCCAATGTTCCCACCACAAAGCAG GATACCAGCTGTAAGTTCCATCCTTTCCCAAGGTCCTAGCAAGACGGACCATCCTGTGCATGCATTATCCATTGAGTGGAATGGCAGTTCATCTCCACAGAATCTCACATGTAGTACAACATTACACATGGATCAAGGGGCATCTCAGGGCCAAAGGTCAGGTGTGAGAGGTCAAAGTGCAGCAGGATGTAGGAGAGGCCTGATGTTGATGGTAAGAGGCACCATAGAGCGAGGCTGCTTGCCGCTCAGCTGCTTCCATCCTACGCATGCCTACACCTGTGTCGTGCGCAACGAGGGTTTGAGGACATCGGCTGAGACAGAAGGGAGTAGTGTTACACTGGAGGACCTGTTACTGGTGCTGTCACGAGAAGGACTGTCTATG GTTGTAGACTTCCATGATCCATCAGCGTACGTGCCTGTAACAGGAGTCCTACAGCCGCTGACTGCTGCCTCCGCCACGCTGACCGTAGTACGCTCTGACATGCTTCTCACGCTTGAGAAGGTTATCGCTTTCCCCAAAGTCAGTGAGGAGTCCAGCAAGGCAGATCATGTGGACACGTTTGTGAAAAGATGTGTATCACATTTCTTGAAGAAAAATGGACAAGAAGAGACAGAAGATCACACAGTGGCAG acACTGCAATGTCATCTGGCAGTTCTGCATTGTTGGACTCCAGCTTGACAAGGTTCAGGCTGAGAACACTGGAACCCTGGTACAAAACCTCATCCAACTCTGGCACTAGTACCTCATTCATTCAAAAACTGTCCAG TATTCCAGAGGATGTGCCTGATGAGGAAGTACAAGAACCACAACTCTTAGAGCTTCTACATAAATTCTACACCAACCAACTCATTGGTGGGGCCAAACCTCAGGAAAAGG GAAAAGTAGGAAAAGATGTAAGCAGTAAGGAAGAGAAGCCAGCAGACCCCAGTAGTGTGGTGAGCCGTCGGAGCAAGCGGCTGCTGGCCAGGATACCCAGCTTCTCAGACAGCCTGTCTGCAAGGGCCAAGCAGATTGTTGGTCTGAGTTACAAG AAACATGAAGAACAGAAAACCAAGCCGAAGGAGGAGGAGACAGCTGAGTCCCAGCTGGACAGAGAGAAACACAGGATCGTGGAGGAGAGGAAAGAGGTCATGAGGAATGTGGCCATACCTACAG ATTTTACTGATGAGGACAGCCTGATTTCACAGCTgaaagaaaactacaaacaATGGCTGGAAGAG GATAAACCGTTGCTGCAGTTTGTGCAAAGTTCTGTACAGGTGGCGCTTCACTACGTGAAGTCACAGGGTACAGACGATCCAGAG ACGTACACCAGGCAGCTGTTAGAAGACAAGTTCCTGTCCAAAGCCAAGGCCATTAGAGACAAGTATAAGAACACCAGTGACCAGGCTGAAGTACAGATGAAGATTAGAGAGTGA
- the LOC118409690 gene encoding treslin-like isoform X3, protein MSQEGGSFRVVFLVDTSPRKDCAAEEERVSNALNLSALKILSHFANKNGQTKENILWGYKFFNSSKVKAPRDRFNFRQFDSKLFEAFEAEVSGRLEPPWSGKENEVSERSEPGATKLFSSAETFRTALSEITYEFNWDMPDISSPCKPVRHAATRIKLRGKSGARTPQLNTIMSTISRNFVFVLSPCPTTSEDLVEFVGSTRKDGLGVEAVRTAMLPPHVYRQMAETCRIRLYWVDLQSFRNEQQVADQMGVDLVAQVLEGLNGCVIPGNALLQLGSHVTSSVQSLLPISKTSRSITKDGAALEVPDFPLTSSSVLEYYTARSWERQDMDGHISAVLCHGGDRRVSCSLELQPMFPPQSRIPAVSSILSQGPSKTDHPVHALSIEWNGSSSPQNLTCSTTLHMDQGASQGQRSGVRGQSAAGCRRGLMLMVRGTIERGCLPLSCFHPTHAYTCVVRNEGLRTSAETEGSSVTLEDLLLVLSREGLSMVVDFHDPSAYVPVTGVLQPLTAASATLTVVRSDMLLTLEKVIAFPKVSEESSKADHVDTFVKRCVSHFLKKNGQEETEDHTVADTAMSSGSSALLDSSLTRFRLRTLEPWYKTSSNSGTSTSFIQKLSSIPEDVPDEEVQEPQLLELLHKFYTNQLIGGAKPQEKGKDVSSKEEKPADPSSVVSRRSKRLLARIPSFSDSLSARAKQIVGLSYKKHEEQKTKPKEEETAESQLDREKHRIVEERKEVMRNVAIPTDFTDEDSLISQLKENYKQWLEEDKPLLQFVQSSVQVALHYVKSQGTDDPETYTRQLLEDKFLSKAKAIRDKYKNTSDQAEVQMKIRE, encoded by the exons ATGTCTCAGGAAGGCGGATCGTTTCGCGTAGTCTTTCTAGTCGACACCAGCCCCAGAAAGGACTGTGCTGCCGAAGAGGAGAGGGTTTCCAACGCGCTCAACCTGTCCGCCTTGAAGATTTTGTCCCACTTCGCAAACAAAAATGGACAGACGAAGGAGAACATTCTTTGGGGTTACAAATTCTTCAACTCCTCGAAAGTAAAAGCTCCGAGAGATCGCTTCAACTTTCGTCAGTTCGACAGCAAGCTTTTTGAAGCGTTCGAGGCCGAAGTCAGCGGACGTTTAGAGCCACCATGGTCTGGGAAGGAAAACGAAGTAAGCGAGAGGAGCGAGCCAGGGGCGACGAAACTGTTTTCCTCAGCCGAAACATTTCGGACCGCCTTGTCCGAGATCACTTACGAATTCAACTGGGATATGCCGGACATAAGTTCTCCCTGTAAACCCGTTCGACATGCTGCGACTCGTATCAAACTCCGTGGAAAGTCGGGAGCTAGAACTCCACAACTAAACACGATCATGTCCACGATCTCAAGAAACTTTGTGTTTGTCTTGTCTCCCTGCCCTACGACGTCTGAAGATCTTGTTGAGTTCGTGGGGAGTACAAGGAAAGATGGACTGGGTGTGGAAGCCGTCAGGACAGCGATGTTACCGCCGCATGTGTACAGACAGATGGCAGAAACATGCAGGATACGGCTATACTGGGTCGACTTGCAGTCTTTCAGGAATGAGCAACAG GTGGCGGACCAGATGGGAGTAGATCTGGTGGCACAGGTGCTGGAAGGACTGAATGGCTGCGTCATCCCTGGTAATGCACTCTTACAGCTGGGGAGTCATGTGACCAGCAGTGTCCAATCACTGCTTCCGATCAGTAAGACATCAAG GTCCATTACTAAGGATGGTGCTGCATTAGAAGTTCCTGACTTCCCCCTGACTTCATCTTCAGTACTGGAGTATTACACAGCCAGAAGCTGGGAGAGACAGGACATGGATGGTCACATATCTGCTGTGTTGTGCCATG gTGGAGACAGAAGGGTGTCATGTTCTCTTGAGCTGCAGCCAATGTTCCCACCACAAAGCAG GATACCAGCTGTAAGTTCCATCCTTTCCCAAGGTCCTAGCAAGACGGACCATCCTGTGCATGCATTATCCATTGAGTGGAATGGCAGTTCATCTCCACAGAATCTCACATGTAGTACAACATTACACATGGATCAAGGGGCATCTCAGGGCCAAAGGTCAGGTGTGAGAGGTCAAAGTGCAGCAGGATGTAGGAGAGGCCTGATGTTGATGGTAAGAGGCACCATAGAGCGAGGCTGCTTGCCGCTCAGCTGCTTCCATCCTACGCATGCCTACACCTGTGTCGTGCGCAACGAGGGTTTGAGGACATCGGCTGAGACAGAAGGGAGTAGTGTTACACTGGAGGACCTGTTACTGGTGCTGTCACGAGAAGGACTGTCTATG GTTGTAGACTTCCATGATCCATCAGCGTACGTGCCTGTAACAGGAGTCCTACAGCCGCTGACTGCTGCCTCCGCCACGCTGACCGTAGTACGCTCTGACATGCTTCTCACGCTTGAGAAGGTTATCGCTTTCCCCAAAGTCAGTGAGGAGTCCAGCAAGGCAGATCATGTGGACACGTTTGTGAAAAGATGTGTATCACATTTCTTGAAGAAAAATGGACAAGAAGAGACAGAAGATCACACAGTGGCAG acACTGCAATGTCATCTGGCAGTTCTGCATTGTTGGACTCCAGCTTGACAAGGTTCAGGCTGAGAACACTGGAACCCTGGTACAAAACCTCATCCAACTCTGGCACTAGTACCTCATTCATTCAAAAACTGTCCAG TATTCCAGAGGATGTGCCTGATGAGGAAGTACAAGAACCACAACTCTTAGAGCTTCTACATAAATTCTACACCAACCAACTCATTGGTGGGGCCAAACCTCAGGAAAAGG GAAAAGATGTAAGCAGTAAGGAAGAGAAGCCAGCAGACCCCAGTAGTGTGGTGAGCCGTCGGAGCAAGCGGCTGCTGGCCAGGATACCCAGCTTCTCAGACAGCCTGTCTGCAAGGGCCAAGCAGATTGTTGGTCTGAGTTACAAG AAACATGAAGAACAGAAAACCAAGCCGAAGGAGGAGGAGACAGCTGAGTCCCAGCTGGACAGAGAGAAACACAGGATCGTGGAGGAGAGGAAAGAGGTCATGAGGAATGTGGCCATACCTACAG ATTTTACTGATGAGGACAGCCTGATTTCACAGCTgaaagaaaactacaaacaATGGCTGGAAGAG GATAAACCGTTGCTGCAGTTTGTGCAAAGTTCTGTACAGGTGGCGCTTCACTACGTGAAGTCACAGGGTACAGACGATCCAGAG ACGTACACCAGGCAGCTGTTAGAAGACAAGTTCCTGTCCAAAGCCAAGGCCATTAGAGACAAGTATAAGAACACCAGTGACCAGGCTGAAGTACAGATGAAGATTAGAGAGTGA
- the LOC118409690 gene encoding treslin-like isoform X2 yields the protein MSQEGGSFRVVFLVDTSPRKDCAAEEERVSNALNLSALKILSHFANKNGQTKENILWGYKFFNSSKVKAPRDRFNFRQFDSKLFEAFEAEVSGRLEPPWSGKENEVSERSEPGATKLFSSAETFRTALSEITYEFNWDMPDISSPCKPVRHAATRIKLRGKSGARTPQLNTIMSTISRNFVFVLSPCPTTSEDLVEFVGSTRKDGLGVEAVRTAMLPPHVYRQMAETCRIRLYWVDLQSFRNEQQVADQMGVDLVAQVLEGLNGCVIPGNALLQLGSHVTSSVQSLLPISKTSRSITKDGAALEVPDFPLTSSSVLEYYTARSWERQDMDGHISAVLCHGGDRRVSCSLELQPMFPPQSRIPAVSSILSQGPSKTDHPVHALSIEWNGSSSPQNLTCSTTLHMDQGASQGQRSGVRGQSAAGCRRGLMLMVRGTIERGCLPLSCFHPTHAYTCVVRNEGLRTSAETEGSSVTLEDLLLVLSREGLSMVVDFHDPSAYVPVTGVLQPLTAASATLTVVRSDMLLTLEKVIAFPKVSEESSKADHVDTFVKRCVSHFLKKNGQEETEDHTVADTAMSSGSSALLDSSLTRFRLRTLEPWYKTSSNSGTSTSFIQKLSSIPEDVPDEEVQEPQLLELLHKFYTNQLIGGAKPQEKVGKDVSSKEEKPADPSSVVSRRSKRLLARIPSFSDSLSARAKQIVGLSYKKHEEQKTKPKEEETAESQLDREKHRIVEERKEVMRNVAIPTDFTDEDSLISQLKENYKQWLEEDKPLLQFVQSSVQVALHYVKSQGTDDPETYTRQLLEDKFLSKAKAIRDKYKNTSDQAEVQMKIRE from the exons ATGTCTCAGGAAGGCGGATCGTTTCGCGTAGTCTTTCTAGTCGACACCAGCCCCAGAAAGGACTGTGCTGCCGAAGAGGAGAGGGTTTCCAACGCGCTCAACCTGTCCGCCTTGAAGATTTTGTCCCACTTCGCAAACAAAAATGGACAGACGAAGGAGAACATTCTTTGGGGTTACAAATTCTTCAACTCCTCGAAAGTAAAAGCTCCGAGAGATCGCTTCAACTTTCGTCAGTTCGACAGCAAGCTTTTTGAAGCGTTCGAGGCCGAAGTCAGCGGACGTTTAGAGCCACCATGGTCTGGGAAGGAAAACGAAGTAAGCGAGAGGAGCGAGCCAGGGGCGACGAAACTGTTTTCCTCAGCCGAAACATTTCGGACCGCCTTGTCCGAGATCACTTACGAATTCAACTGGGATATGCCGGACATAAGTTCTCCCTGTAAACCCGTTCGACATGCTGCGACTCGTATCAAACTCCGTGGAAAGTCGGGAGCTAGAACTCCACAACTAAACACGATCATGTCCACGATCTCAAGAAACTTTGTGTTTGTCTTGTCTCCCTGCCCTACGACGTCTGAAGATCTTGTTGAGTTCGTGGGGAGTACAAGGAAAGATGGACTGGGTGTGGAAGCCGTCAGGACAGCGATGTTACCGCCGCATGTGTACAGACAGATGGCAGAAACATGCAGGATACGGCTATACTGGGTCGACTTGCAGTCTTTCAGGAATGAGCAACAG GTGGCGGACCAGATGGGAGTAGATCTGGTGGCACAGGTGCTGGAAGGACTGAATGGCTGCGTCATCCCTGGTAATGCACTCTTACAGCTGGGGAGTCATGTGACCAGCAGTGTCCAATCACTGCTTCCGATCAGTAAGACATCAAG GTCCATTACTAAGGATGGTGCTGCATTAGAAGTTCCTGACTTCCCCCTGACTTCATCTTCAGTACTGGAGTATTACACAGCCAGAAGCTGGGAGAGACAGGACATGGATGGTCACATATCTGCTGTGTTGTGCCATG gTGGAGACAGAAGGGTGTCATGTTCTCTTGAGCTGCAGCCAATGTTCCCACCACAAAGCAG GATACCAGCTGTAAGTTCCATCCTTTCCCAAGGTCCTAGCAAGACGGACCATCCTGTGCATGCATTATCCATTGAGTGGAATGGCAGTTCATCTCCACAGAATCTCACATGTAGTACAACATTACACATGGATCAAGGGGCATCTCAGGGCCAAAGGTCAGGTGTGAGAGGTCAAAGTGCAGCAGGATGTAGGAGAGGCCTGATGTTGATGGTAAGAGGCACCATAGAGCGAGGCTGCTTGCCGCTCAGCTGCTTCCATCCTACGCATGCCTACACCTGTGTCGTGCGCAACGAGGGTTTGAGGACATCGGCTGAGACAGAAGGGAGTAGTGTTACACTGGAGGACCTGTTACTGGTGCTGTCACGAGAAGGACTGTCTATG GTTGTAGACTTCCATGATCCATCAGCGTACGTGCCTGTAACAGGAGTCCTACAGCCGCTGACTGCTGCCTCCGCCACGCTGACCGTAGTACGCTCTGACATGCTTCTCACGCTTGAGAAGGTTATCGCTTTCCCCAAAGTCAGTGAGGAGTCCAGCAAGGCAGATCATGTGGACACGTTTGTGAAAAGATGTGTATCACATTTCTTGAAGAAAAATGGACAAGAAGAGACAGAAGATCACACAGTGGCAG acACTGCAATGTCATCTGGCAGTTCTGCATTGTTGGACTCCAGCTTGACAAGGTTCAGGCTGAGAACACTGGAACCCTGGTACAAAACCTCATCCAACTCTGGCACTAGTACCTCATTCATTCAAAAACTGTCCAG TATTCCAGAGGATGTGCCTGATGAGGAAGTACAAGAACCACAACTCTTAGAGCTTCTACATAAATTCTACACCAACCAACTCATTGGTGGGGCCAAACCTCAGGAAAAGG TAGGAAAAGATGTAAGCAGTAAGGAAGAGAAGCCAGCAGACCCCAGTAGTGTGGTGAGCCGTCGGAGCAAGCGGCTGCTGGCCAGGATACCCAGCTTCTCAGACAGCCTGTCTGCAAGGGCCAAGCAGATTGTTGGTCTGAGTTACAAG AAACATGAAGAACAGAAAACCAAGCCGAAGGAGGAGGAGACAGCTGAGTCCCAGCTGGACAGAGAGAAACACAGGATCGTGGAGGAGAGGAAAGAGGTCATGAGGAATGTGGCCATACCTACAG ATTTTACTGATGAGGACAGCCTGATTTCACAGCTgaaagaaaactacaaacaATGGCTGGAAGAG GATAAACCGTTGCTGCAGTTTGTGCAAAGTTCTGTACAGGTGGCGCTTCACTACGTGAAGTCACAGGGTACAGACGATCCAGAG ACGTACACCAGGCAGCTGTTAGAAGACAAGTTCCTGTCCAAAGCCAAGGCCATTAGAGACAAGTATAAGAACACCAGTGACCAGGCTGAAGTACAGATGAAGATTAGAGAGTGA